The following proteins are co-located in the Halarcobacter sp. genome:
- a CDS encoding HAMP domain-containing sensor histidine kinase → MRVKSIYKQFHQKLVLATSLLILILSAIFYGYTKSTIFDEIQDSLYKDAQLIYKISKSTNVDTKNFNIITHSGINVDIVKLEHVPQTAYTTFKVKNNHYMQILYLFDPKKREYIKIIKNINSSLDMLNKIFNNLLLISLGGLLMVVFYAFTVSKTLLKPIIQITNKLSNMDENYLTQIKKDNLPIEFHPLANSINSLTSRIETNIRFKKELFIGVAHELKTPLAVMKLKNEVTLMKPREPEKYQETMKLTVEQINDMNKMISSILDIGRAEGAQFEKPEEIDLVQYLQRKTNDYRMLSAKKQIILTFFSNVNHHEVYLQPTLINQIIQNFVQNAIKFTPDDKSIAIRLNKTKKETTISITDDGEGIDESIDLFAPFKRMGKESGAGLGLFLAKNAADALGATISLKNRTDGKSGCVATIVLPNKPHTKKD, encoded by the coding sequence ATGCGTGTGAAGAGCATATACAAACAGTTTCATCAAAAGCTTGTACTTGCTACTTCACTTCTGATTTTAATACTTTCAGCTATTTTTTATGGCTATACCAAATCAACTATTTTTGATGAAATTCAAGATTCATTATACAAAGATGCACAATTAATTTATAAGATTAGTAAATCAACAAATGTAGATACAAAAAATTTTAATATTATAACCCATAGTGGAATCAATGTTGATATTGTAAAACTTGAACATGTACCACAAACTGCATATACTACATTTAAAGTAAAGAACAATCACTATATGCAAATTTTATATCTATTTGACCCTAAAAAAAGGGAATATATTAAGATAATAAAAAATATAAACTCATCACTTGATATGTTAAATAAAATATTTAACAACCTACTGTTAATATCTTTAGGTGGATTACTAATGGTTGTATTTTATGCATTTACTGTATCAAAAACTTTACTAAAACCAATTATTCAAATAACAAATAAACTATCAAATATGGATGAAAACTATCTAACCCAGATAAAAAAAGACAATCTTCCTATTGAGTTTCATCCTTTGGCAAATTCTATTAATTCACTTACATCTAGAATTGAAACAAATATTAGATTTAAAAAAGAACTTTTCATAGGTGTTGCCCATGAATTAAAAACTCCTCTTGCAGTTATGAAATTAAAAAATGAAGTAACATTAATGAAACCAAGAGAACCAGAAAAATATCAAGAGACTATGAAACTTACTGTTGAACAAATAAATGATATGAATAAAATGATTAGTTCAATCCTTGATATAGGTAGAGCAGAAGGTGCACAATTTGAAAAACCAGAAGAGATTGATTTAGTTCAATATCTTCAAAGAAAAACTAATGATTATAGAATGCTAAGTGCAAAAAAACAAATAATTTTAACATTTTTTTCAAATGTAAATCATCATGAAGTTTATTTACAACCAACACTAATAAATCAAATAATCCAAAACTTTGTTCAAAATGCTATAAAATTTACTCCAGATGATAAATCTATTGCAATAAGATTAAATAAAACAAAAAAAGAAACAACTATTAGTATTACAGATGATGGGGAAGGGATTGATGAATCAATAGACCTTTTTGCTCCATTTAAAAGAATGGGAAAAGAGAGTGGTGCTGGATTAGGATTATTCCTTGCTAAAAATGCAGCTGATGCTTTAGGTGCTACAATCTCACTAAAAAATAGAACTGATGGGAAATCAGGTTGTGTGGCAACAATCGTATTGCCAAACAAACCTCACACTAAAAAAGACTAA
- the hsrA gene encoding homeostatic response regulator transcription factor HsrA, with product MRILIIEDEITLNRTLQEGLTDFGYQVDAAENYKDAEYFIDIRNYDLVLTDWMLPDGDGIELCKIVKNRSSRTAVVILSARDDKDSEIEALKAGADDYIKKPFDFDILLARIEARLRFGGTNVIEIEQLSINPDEEKIEFNGEEIELKGKPFEVLTHLARHRDQIVSKEQLLDAIWEEPELVTPNVIEVAINQIRQKMDKPLNISTIETIRRRGYRFCYPDSNEEA from the coding sequence ATGAGAATATTAATTATTGAAGATGAAATTACACTAAATAGAACTTTACAAGAAGGTCTAACAGACTTTGGTTACCAAGTTGATGCGGCTGAAAATTATAAAGATGCAGAATATTTCATCGATATTAGAAATTATGATTTAGTATTAACAGATTGGATGTTACCAGATGGTGATGGGATTGAACTTTGTAAAATTGTAAAAAATAGAAGTTCAAGAACTGCTGTAGTTATTCTATCAGCTAGAGATGATAAAGATTCTGAAATTGAAGCACTTAAAGCTGGTGCAGATGATTATATTAAAAAACCATTTGATTTTGATATTCTATTAGCAAGAATTGAAGCTAGATTAAGATTTGGTGGGACAAACGTAATTGAAATCGAGCAATTATCAATTAATCCAGATGAGGAAAAAATTGAATTCAATGGTGAAGAAATTGAGTTAAAAGGTAAACCTTTTGAAGTATTAACTCACCTTGCTAGACACAGAGATCAAATTGTTTCTAAAGAACAATTATTAGACGCTATCTGGGAAGAACCAGAATTAGTAACTCCAAATGTAATTGAAGTTGCTATTAACCAAATTAGACAAAAAATGGATAAACCATTAAATATCTCTACAATTGAGACTATTAGAAGAAGAGGATACAGATTCTGTTATCCTGATTCAAATGAAGAAGCATAA
- a CDS encoding peptidyl-prolyl cis-trans isomerase has translation MNMTKSKKIVTSLIATLALSTLSLNAADYGSVNGEKITSDDINSVIRNAKVDFDKLPKKTKNKVLEQIVEKKLLTEKALKSGVKSDSKYKEALAKVEKELALEIWMQNESKKIKISDNEAKDFYNKNKDKFKVPATLEARHILTKTENDAKSIIKALDKASNKKDEFVKLAKEKSVGPSGPKGGYLGKFPENQMVPEFSKAAKALKVNTYTKSPVKTQYGYHVIYLEGKEAPKTLTFDKVKDKIKQMVFQEKFQNIIKSEVDKLKSKAKIVIK, from the coding sequence ATGAATATGACTAAAAGTAAAAAAATTGTTACAAGTTTAATAGCAACATTAGCGCTTTCGACGTTGTCTTTGAATGCTGCTGATTATGGTTCAGTAAATGGTGAAAAAATCACAAGTGATGACATAAATTCAGTTATTAGAAATGCAAAAGTTGATTTTGATAAGTTACCAAAAAAGACTAAAAATAAAGTTTTAGAGCAAATTGTAGAAAAAAAACTTTTAACAGAAAAAGCTTTAAAAAGTGGTGTTAAATCTGATTCAAAATATAAAGAAGCTTTAGCAAAAGTTGAAAAAGAATTGGCTTTAGAGATTTGGATGCAAAATGAATCGAAAAAAATAAAAATCTCTGATAATGAAGCAAAAGATTTTTATAACAAAAATAAAGATAAATTTAAAGTTCCTGCAACTTTAGAAGCTAGACATATTTTAACAAAAACTGAAAATGATGCAAAAAGTATTATTAAAGCTTTAGATAAAGCATCAAACAAAAAAGATGAGTTTGTAAAACTTGCTAAAGAAAAATCAGTTGGTCCAAGTGGTCCAAAGGGTGGATACCTTGGTAAATTCCCTGAGAATCAAATGGTTCCTGAATTCTCAAAAGCTGCAAAAGCTTTAAAAGTAAATACTTATACAAAATCACCAGTTAAAACTCAATACGGTTATCATGTAATTTATCTTGAAGGTAAAGAGGCACCTAAAACTTTAACTTTTGATAAAGTAAAAGATAAGATTAAACAAATGGTATTTCAAGAGAAATTTCAAAATATAATCAAATCTGAAGTTGATAAATTAAAAAGTAAAGCAAAAATTGTAATTAAATAA
- the fbaA gene encoding class II fructose-bisphosphate aldolase produces the protein MSILDIVKPGVLSGSEAKKVFDYAKENNFAIPAVNVVGSDSVNAVLEVAAKVKSPIIIQFSNGGAQFFAGKGLKTDDAAVLGGISGAQHVHTMAEAYGVPVILHTDHAARKLLPWIDGLIDAGKKHFEKTGKPLFTSHMLDLSEESLEENVATCVEYFKTMNEIDMLIEIELGITGGEEDGVDNTDVDNSLLYTQPEEVCYAFEKLNEVGPNFTIAASFGNVHGVYKPGNVVLSPVILNNSQKYIEEKHKTIDKPVSFVFHGGSGSALEEIREALTYGVVKMNIDTDTQWAFWDGVRGFVSKNYDYLQSQIGNPEGEDKPNKSYYDPRKWLRAGQESMIARLEIAYSDLCSLNKN, from the coding sequence ATGTCTATATTAGATATAGTAAAACCAGGTGTTTTAAGTGGTAGTGAAGCAAAAAAAGTTTTTGATTATGCAAAAGAGAATAATTTTGCAATACCAGCAGTTAATGTTGTTGGTTCTGATTCTGTTAATGCTGTTTTAGAAGTAGCTGCAAAAGTTAAATCACCAATTATAATTCAATTTTCAAATGGTGGAGCTCAGTTTTTTGCAGGTAAAGGATTAAAAACTGATGATGCAGCAGTTTTAGGTGGAATTAGCGGTGCGCAACATGTACATACTATGGCTGAAGCTTATGGTGTACCAGTTATTTTACATACTGATCATGCTGCAAGAAAATTACTTCCATGGATTGATGGACTAATTGATGCTGGAAAAAAACACTTTGAAAAAACTGGGAAACCTTTATTTACTTCTCATATGTTAGATTTATCAGAAGAGTCTTTAGAAGAAAATGTTGCAACTTGTGTTGAATATTTTAAAACTATGAATGAAATCGATATGTTAATTGAGATTGAACTTGGTATTACAGGTGGAGAAGAAGATGGTGTTGACAATACAGATGTTGATAACTCTTTATTATATACTCAACCTGAAGAAGTTTGTTATGCTTTTGAAAAATTAAATGAAGTTGGTCCTAATTTTACTATTGCAGCTTCATTTGGAAATGTGCATGGTGTATATAAACCAGGTAATGTTGTACTAAGTCCTGTGATTTTAAATAATTCTCAAAAATATATTGAAGAAAAACATAAAACTATTGATAAACCAGTTAGCTTTGTTTTCCATGGTGGTTCAGGGTCTGCACTAGAAGAGATTAGAGAAGCTTTAACTTATGGTGTAGTTAAAATGAATATTGATACAGATACTCAATGGGCATTTTGGGATGGTGTTAGAGGTTTTGTATCTAAAAATTATGATTACCTACAAAGTCAAATTGGAAACCCAGAGGGTGAAGATAAACCTAATAAATCTTATTATGATCCAAGAAAATGGTTAAGAGCTGGTCAAGAGTCTATGATAGCAAGACTTGAGATAGCTTATTCTGATCTTTGTTCTTTAAATAAAAACTAG
- a CDS encoding biopolymer transporter ExbD, with amino-acid sequence MKRRDYIGLDLTPIIDVVFILLIFFIVTSVFKKDELALMLNLPEADAKAIEIKDEQVYIELNENKIAIKGLEVNFISLEENLKLVKNKKSAIIVKIDKDTKYERITKVLDLLQKYNLNNLALVTSEKK; translated from the coding sequence ATGAAACGAAGAGACTATATAGGGTTAGATTTAACTCCCATTATTGATGTTGTATTTATTTTACTAATATTTTTTATTGTAACTTCAGTATTTAAAAAAGATGAGCTGGCTTTAATGCTAAATCTACCGGAAGCAGATGCAAAAGCTATAGAGATAAAAGATGAACAAGTTTATATTGAACTAAATGAAAATAAAATTGCGATAAAAGGATTAGAAGTTAATTTTATTTCATTAGAAGAAAATTTAAAATTAGTAAAAAATAAAAAAAGTGCAATAATAGTAAAAATAGATAAAGATACTAAATATGAGAGAATTACAAAAGTTTTAGATTTACTTCAAAAATATAATCTAAATAATCTAGCTTTAGTAACTAGTGAAAAGAAATAA
- a CDS encoding MotA/TolQ/ExbB proton channel family protein, which produces MDLLDYIEKGGVIVYILIFLNFIGFTIILWKFFTIPRKNSMLKKIKNKIDLTHLKTLEIQIEYEVKKLESGLTYIKNIASVAPLLGLLGTVYGVYKAFEEITQKGLGDPTIFSGGISIALITTIAGLIVAIPHLIAYNYFISVIDSIELKAKKEFLN; this is translated from the coding sequence ATGGATTTATTAGATTATATCGAAAAAGGTGGAGTGATTGTTTATATCTTAATATTTTTAAATTTTATTGGATTTACAATTATTCTTTGGAAATTTTTTACAATACCTAGAAAAAATTCTATGCTAAAAAAAATAAAAAATAAAATAGATTTAACACATTTAAAAACTTTAGAGATTCAAATAGAATATGAAGTAAAAAAACTAGAATCTGGTTTAACATATATAAAAAATATTGCTTCTGTAGCGCCTTTACTGGGTCTTTTGGGGACAGTTTATGGTGTATATAAAGCTTTTGAAGAAATTACACAAAAAGGTTTAGGAGACCCTACAATATTTTCAGGAGGTATCTCTATAGCACTTATTACTACAATTGCAGGATTAATTGTTGCCATTCCACATCTAATTGCATACAACTATTTTATCTCTGTAATTGACTCAATAGAATTAAAAGCAAAAAAAGAGTTTTTAAACTAA
- a CDS encoding 1-aminocyclopropane-1-carboxylate deaminase/D-cysteine desulfhydrase — MNYINSPIEKIKFNKKELFVKRDDLLDKQFSGNKARKFYYFLESDIKNIEKIISYGSAQANSLYSLSVLAKLKEVKLDFYVNHISSFLKENPDGNYKFALENGANIIEKNCDDIDQYINNILDEKMLFIEEGGRVKEAEYGIQILAKEINDWALENSIKNLKIVLPSGTGTTALFLQKNLSFEVLTVACVGGSDYLKKQFFHLEQDEKFHPTIIEMQKKYHFGKLYKEFYEMWIKVKNDSNIEFDLLYDPLGFLALQKVYDTNFVYLYIHQGGILGNETMLKRYKRKFE; from the coding sequence ATGAATTATATAAACTCACCAATAGAAAAAATTAAATTTAATAAAAAAGAGCTTTTTGTAAAAAGAGATGATTTACTAGATAAGCAATTTTCAGGTAATAAAGCTAGAAAATTTTACTATTTTTTAGAAAGCGATATTAAAAATATAGAAAAAATAATTAGCTACGGTTCAGCTCAAGCAAACTCTTTATACTCTTTATCTGTATTAGCAAAATTAAAAGAAGTAAAATTAGATTTTTATGTAAATCATATAAGTTCTTTTTTAAAAGAGAATCCAGATGGTAATTATAAATTTGCTCTAGAAAATGGTGCAAATATTATAGAAAAAAATTGTGATGATATAGATCAATATATAAATAATATACTTGATGAAAAAATGCTTTTTATTGAAGAGGGTGGAAGAGTAAAAGAAGCAGAATATGGAATACAAATCTTAGCAAAAGAGATAAATGATTGGGCATTAGAAAATAGTATAAAAAATCTAAAAATAGTTCTTCCTAGTGGTACAGGAACAACTGCACTTTTTTTACAAAAAAACCTCTCTTTTGAAGTTTTAACTGTAGCATGCGTTGGGGGTAGTGATTATTTGAAAAAACAATTTTTTCATTTAGAGCAAGATGAAAAATTTCACCCTACAATTATAGAGATGCAAAAAAAATATCACTTCGGAAAACTATATAAAGAGTTTTATGAGATGTGGATAAAAGTAAAAAATGATTCTAACATAGAGTTTGACTTATTGTATGATCCTTTAGGTTTTTTAGCTTTACAGAAAGTATATGATACTAATTTTGTATACTTATATATACATCAAGGTGGAATTTTAGGAAATGAAACAATGTTAAAACGTTATAAAAGAAAGTTTGAGTAA